In one Achromobacter spanius genomic region, the following are encoded:
- a CDS encoding EAL domain-containing response regulator: MPKTDVGAARRILLVEDHPVERAYLQNMLLALGYRRVAGVGSSTEAVSALGRQFYDLVISDIVMSDGDGTHLPNELRRLVDVGRLKSMPPIIWISSLSEELLQSHVRLALQAGCPSAQALSKPVSRTSMHQAVKTGLAAEDVATPQLQSIRREVIEAELGRALITGVGMSVVLQPQMSLSTGQVVAAEALSRWDHPELGSISAADFVPAAHRLGMDRMLFLRVTDRVLEVLQTLHAEDIAVPIAINASSSTLCSRDLPAVLEKRVARAGLPARLVKVELTEDEPVNDWLALSSVLNLLRVRGFELAMDDFGAGIASMRLFSAMPFTELKIDRDFIVHMHREAASRAVVAAAIEMGRVLGRRVVAEGVEQERDLQLLRELGCDVAQGYGLSIPLEPDAFIDFRRRH; this comes from the coding sequence ATGCCCAAAACAGACGTTGGCGCCGCGCGACGGATTCTTCTGGTCGAAGATCACCCGGTCGAACGCGCCTACCTGCAGAACATGCTGCTGGCGTTGGGCTATCGGCGCGTGGCCGGCGTGGGCAGCAGCACGGAAGCCGTCAGCGCGCTGGGCCGCCAGTTCTACGACCTGGTGATCAGCGACATCGTCATGAGCGACGGCGACGGCACGCATCTGCCCAATGAATTGCGGCGTCTGGTGGACGTGGGCCGCCTGAAAAGCATGCCGCCCATCATCTGGATCAGCAGCCTTAGCGAAGAACTGCTGCAGTCGCATGTGCGCCTGGCGCTGCAGGCAGGCTGCCCCTCGGCACAGGCGCTGTCCAAGCCGGTGTCGCGCACGTCCATGCATCAGGCGGTCAAGACGGGCCTGGCGGCGGAGGACGTGGCGACGCCCCAACTGCAATCGATCCGCCGCGAAGTGATCGAAGCCGAACTGGGCCGCGCCCTGATCACGGGCGTGGGCATGAGCGTTGTGCTGCAACCGCAGATGAGCCTGTCCACCGGGCAGGTGGTGGCCGCCGAGGCCTTGTCCCGTTGGGATCATCCCGAACTGGGATCCATTTCCGCCGCTGATTTCGTGCCCGCCGCGCATCGTTTGGGCATGGATCGGATGTTGTTCCTGCGGGTGACGGATCGTGTGCTGGAAGTGCTGCAAACGCTGCACGCCGAGGATATCGCCGTGCCCATCGCCATCAACGCCTCGTCTTCGACGCTCTGCTCGCGCGACCTGCCCGCCGTATTGGAGAAGCGGGTTGCGCGGGCGGGGTTGCCGGCCCGGCTGGTGAAGGTGGAACTGACCGAGGACGAGCCGGTCAACGATTGGCTGGCGCTGTCCTCGGTACTAAACCTGTTGCGGGTGCGCGGCTTTGAATTGGCGATGGATGATTTCGGGGCCGGTATCGCGTCGATGCGGCTGTTCTCTGCCATGCCGTTTACCGAATTGAAGATCGACCGCGATTTCATCGTGCACATGCATCGCGAAGCCGCGTCGCGCGCGGTGGTGGCCGCTGCCATTGAAATGGGCCGCGTGCTGGGCCGTCGCGTGGTGGCCGAAGGGGTCGAGCAAGAGCGCGACCTGCAACTGCTGCGCGAATTGGGTTGCGACGTGGCGCAAGGCTATGGCCTATCCATTCCCTTGGAGCCCGACGCATTTATCGACTTCCGCCGCCGCCACTGA
- a CDS encoding 3-deoxy-7-phosphoheptulonate synthase: MTRIDDPQHDREVGTADSTQDNTRTDDTRISAVRPLISPALLQDELPVSPAIQTLVEKSRAEIADVLHGRDDRLLIVVGPCSIHDHGQAMDYARQLRAAVDQHKQDLLIVMRVYFEKPRTTVGWKGYINDPRLDGSFRINEGLRRARELLLDISGLGLPIATEFLDLLSPQYIADLIAWGAIGARTTESPSHRQLSSGLSCPLGFKNGTDGGVQIAADAMVAASAKHAFMGMTKMGMAAIFETRGNQDTHVILRGGKQGPNYDAASVDACCAALRAAGQREQVMIDCSHANSNKSHLRQIDVAEDIAAQLSRGDARITGVMIESHLEEGRQDLKPGQPLRHGVSITDACLGWTQTEPVLDTLAQAVRQRRAVAAGRA, from the coding sequence TTGACCCGCATTGACGACCCCCAGCACGACCGCGAGGTCGGCACGGCCGACTCCACCCAAGACAACACCCGCACCGACGACACCCGCATCAGCGCCGTGCGTCCGTTGATTTCGCCTGCGTTGCTGCAAGACGAGCTACCCGTATCCCCCGCCATCCAGACCCTGGTGGAAAAAAGCCGCGCCGAGATCGCCGACGTGCTGCATGGCCGTGACGACCGCCTGCTGATCGTCGTTGGCCCCTGCTCCATCCACGACCACGGCCAGGCCATGGACTACGCGCGCCAGTTGCGCGCCGCGGTTGACCAGCACAAGCAAGACCTGCTGATCGTCATGCGGGTCTACTTCGAAAAGCCGCGCACCACCGTGGGCTGGAAGGGCTACATCAACGACCCCCGCCTTGACGGCAGCTTCCGCATCAACGAAGGCCTGCGCCGTGCCCGCGAACTGTTGCTGGACATCAGCGGCCTGGGCCTGCCCATCGCCACCGAATTCCTGGACCTGCTCAGCCCGCAATACATCGCCGACCTGATCGCCTGGGGCGCCATCGGCGCGCGCACCACCGAAAGCCCCAGCCACCGCCAACTAAGCTCTGGCCTGAGCTGCCCGCTGGGTTTCAAGAACGGCACCGACGGCGGCGTGCAGATTGCCGCCGACGCCATGGTGGCCGCCAGCGCCAAGCACGCCTTCATGGGCATGACCAAGATGGGCATGGCCGCCATTTTTGAAACGCGCGGCAACCAGGACACGCACGTGATCCTGCGTGGTGGCAAGCAAGGCCCGAACTATGACGCGGCCAGCGTCGACGCCTGTTGCGCCGCCCTGCGCGCCGCCGGCCAGCGTGAGCAGGTCATGATCGACTGCTCGCACGCCAACTCCAACAAGTCGCACCTGCGCCAGATCGATGTGGCCGAAGACATCGCCGCGCAGCTTTCGCGGGGCGACGCCCGCATTACCGGCGTCATGATCGAAAGCCATCTGGAAGAAGGCCGCCAGGACCTGAAGCCCGGGCAGCCCTTGCGCCATGGCGTGTCGATTACCGACGCCTGCCTGGGCTGGACCCAGACGGAACCGGTGCTGGACACGCTGGCGCAAGCGGTGCGTCAGCGCCGCGCAGTTGCCGCCGGCCGCGCCTGA
- a CDS encoding NAD(P)/FAD-dependent oxidoreductase: protein MKTDVVVLGAGIVGVSTALHLLARGRSVVLLDRRGPGEETSYGNAGLIERASVIPYAFPRDWGSLWRYARNNTPDVSYHVRFLPRVAPWLLRYWWHSSPTRLARAAQAMLPLIERSVAEHDALKEDANISSLFRRTGWIDGVRSEAGLARAVAEAEALAPYGLNYRVLDRQALTALEPSLSERMVGAVHWLDPVNVSDPGAVTRGYAALFQQRGGQLLRGDARSLKSVGVQAWQVQSDDGRIDARDVVVAMGPWSPDVLRPLGYRIPMAVKRGYHQHFALEDGATLTHPVADIDSGFVVTPMTLGVRLTTGAEFAPRDAPPSPIQIQRTRALASQLLPLGAAVEKDPWMGCRPCMPDMRPVIGPAPRHAGLWMAFGHAHHGFTLGPVTGKLLASLITGQAPDMDPAPYALRR from the coding sequence ATGAAAACAGACGTTGTGGTTCTGGGTGCGGGCATCGTCGGCGTCAGCACGGCGCTGCATTTATTGGCGCGCGGACGTTCCGTGGTGCTGCTGGACCGCCGTGGCCCCGGCGAGGAAACCAGCTATGGCAACGCGGGCCTGATCGAACGAGCCAGCGTCATTCCCTATGCCTTTCCCCGAGACTGGGGCAGCCTGTGGCGCTACGCACGCAACAACACGCCGGATGTGAGCTATCACGTGCGCTTTTTGCCCCGTGTTGCGCCCTGGCTGCTGCGCTATTGGTGGCATTCTTCACCCACGCGGCTGGCGCGCGCGGCCCAAGCGATGCTGCCGCTGATCGAACGCAGCGTGGCCGAGCACGACGCGCTGAAAGAAGACGCGAACATTTCGTCCTTGTTTCGCCGCACCGGTTGGATCGATGGCGTGCGGTCCGAGGCGGGGCTGGCGCGCGCGGTGGCGGAAGCCGAGGCGCTGGCGCCCTATGGCCTGAACTACCGGGTGCTGGATCGGCAGGCGCTGACGGCGCTTGAGCCGTCGCTGTCCGAGCGCATGGTGGGCGCCGTGCACTGGCTCGACCCCGTCAACGTGTCGGATCCTGGCGCGGTGACGCGGGGGTATGCGGCGCTGTTCCAGCAGCGCGGCGGGCAACTGCTGCGAGGCGACGCGCGCAGCCTCAAGTCGGTCGGCGTCCAAGCGTGGCAGGTGCAGAGTGATGACGGCCGCATCGACGCCCGCGACGTGGTCGTGGCGATGGGGCCTTGGTCACCGGATGTGTTGCGGCCCTTGGGTTACCGCATTCCCATGGCGGTCAAGCGCGGCTATCACCAGCATTTCGCGCTGGAAGACGGCGCCACGTTGACGCACCCGGTGGCGGACATCGACAGCGGTTTCGTCGTGACCCCAATGACGTTGGGTGTGCGACTGACCACCGGCGCGGAATTCGCGCCGCGCGATGCGCCGCCATCGCCAATTCAGATTCAGCGCACGCGGGCGCTCGCCAGCCAACTGTTGCCGTTAGGCGCGGCGGTCGAAAAGGACCCCTGGATGGGATGCCGCCCCTGCATGCCCGATATGCGTCCGGTGATCGGACCCGCGCCACGCCACGCCGGCTTATGGATGGCGTTTGGCCACGCGCATCATGGCTTCACGCTAGGCCCCGTGACCGGAAAGCTGCTGGCCAGCCTGATCACGGGCCAGGCGCCGGACATGGATCCGGCGCCGTATGCCTTGCGCCGCTAA
- a CDS encoding GNAT family N-acetyltransferase: MPIPPLHPVTLHGDIVRLEPLAAHHADALALVGLHPELWRLQPAPIATVDDMRRYVAHALEDAKAGTCLPFVIVQQSTGQIIGTTRYMDIALAHKRVEIGATWLTPASQRSGANTEAKFLLLRHAFETIGIIRIVFKTELSNTQSRAAISRLGAVEEGVFRKHLISQSGRTRDMIYFAILDEDWPSVKSRLLARLAWPR; the protein is encoded by the coding sequence ATGCCCATACCGCCCCTGCACCCCGTCACGCTCCATGGCGACATCGTGCGCCTGGAACCCTTGGCCGCGCACCATGCCGATGCGCTGGCGCTGGTGGGCTTACATCCCGAACTCTGGCGCTTGCAGCCGGCACCCATCGCAACGGTTGACGACATGCGGCGCTACGTGGCGCACGCGCTTGAAGACGCCAAGGCGGGCACCTGCCTGCCCTTTGTCATCGTGCAGCAAAGCACCGGGCAGATCATCGGCACCACGCGCTATATGGATATTGCGCTGGCGCACAAGCGGGTGGAAATTGGCGCCACCTGGCTGACACCCGCCAGCCAACGATCCGGCGCCAACACCGAAGCCAAATTTCTATTACTTCGGCACGCTTTTGAAACAATTGGTATCATACGCATCGTTTTCAAAACGGAACTGAGCAATACCCAGTCGCGTGCGGCTATTTCGCGCCTTGGCGCGGTCGAGGAAGGCGTGTTTCGCAAGCATCTGATTTCACAATCGGGACGCACGCGGGACATGATCTATTTCGCGATCCTCGACGAGGACTGGCCATCGGTCAAATCACGCTTGCTGGCGCGATTGGCGTGGCCGCGCTAG
- a CDS encoding response regulator transcription factor has protein sequence MTIIVVDDHGDWRDTIVEYIQDLGLDKAILTAGSLAELDQLMLSVTPGILVLDAMLPDGDALTRISQLRTRYPSMGIVMLTGRLLSEDKVSGLSLGADHYLTKPVNLAELGATLVSLSRRLRVVPAEADDAGGHTWRFDPARRTLVSPGQVCVDITDTESRLIGALIQAAPLPLSRGRLVEALGASVDAYDTHRLDAHMHRLRRKLRAQAAGDLGIRTVYGVGYVCTTPVQVVSSGKP, from the coding sequence GTGACGATCATCGTTGTCGATGATCACGGCGACTGGCGCGACACGATCGTCGAGTACATCCAGGACCTGGGCTTGGACAAAGCCATCCTGACGGCTGGCTCGCTGGCCGAACTGGATCAACTGATGCTGTCCGTGACGCCGGGCATCCTGGTGCTGGATGCCATGCTGCCAGATGGCGACGCGCTGACCCGTATCTCGCAGTTGCGCACCCGTTATCCATCGATGGGGATCGTGATGCTGACCGGCCGCCTGCTCAGCGAAGACAAAGTGTCGGGCCTGAGCCTTGGCGCCGACCATTACCTGACCAAGCCCGTCAATCTGGCCGAACTGGGCGCCACCCTGGTGTCGCTGTCCAGGCGGCTGCGCGTCGTGCCAGCAGAGGCCGACGATGCCGGTGGCCACACCTGGCGCTTCGACCCCGCGCGGCGCACGCTGGTGTCGCCCGGGCAGGTGTGCGTGGACATCACCGATACCGAAAGCCGGTTGATCGGCGCGCTGATCCAGGCGGCGCCGCTGCCCTTGTCGCGCGGCCGCCTGGTCGAGGCCCTGGGCGCCAGCGTGGACGCTTACGACACGCATCGGCTGGACGCGCACATGCATCGCCTGCGACGCAAACTGCGTGCGCAGGCTGCCGGTGATTTGGGCATCCGCACCGTGTATGGTGTTGGCTACGTATGCACCACGCCTGTCCAGGTCGTCAGCAGCGGCAAACCCTGA
- a CDS encoding HpcH/HpaI aldolase/citrate lyase family protein, with product MPPAIRPRRSVLYMPGANARALDKARGLDADALILDLEDAVAPDAKAQARAQVAAALKQGGYGHRECIVRINALDTPWGQDDVAAIAQAGADAVLLPKVQSAAQLDALARALDDAGAPPDLPLWAMAETPLGFLRLDAIAGGHPRLAVIVVGTSDLVKDLHARHTPGREETLLARSLAVMAARAYGLAVLDGVHLDLNDDAGHAAACQQGRDQGFDGKTLIHPKQIAAANAAFAPTDSELALARKRLDAWRQAQAAGQGVAVVDGALVENLHAQEAERVLALAAAISAGTSTE from the coding sequence ATGCCTCCTGCCATCCGTCCTCGCCGCTCCGTTCTGTACATGCCAGGCGCCAACGCGCGCGCGTTGGACAAGGCCCGCGGGCTGGATGCCGACGCGCTGATCCTGGACCTGGAAGACGCGGTCGCTCCCGACGCCAAGGCGCAGGCTCGCGCGCAAGTCGCCGCGGCCTTGAAGCAAGGCGGCTACGGACACCGCGAGTGCATCGTGCGCATCAATGCGCTGGACACCCCCTGGGGCCAGGACGACGTTGCCGCCATTGCGCAAGCCGGCGCCGATGCCGTGTTGCTGCCCAAGGTGCAATCCGCCGCCCAACTGGACGCGCTGGCCCGCGCGCTGGACGACGCTGGCGCGCCGCCTGACCTGCCGTTGTGGGCCATGGCGGAAACGCCGCTGGGTTTCTTGCGCCTGGACGCCATTGCCGGCGGCCACCCGCGCCTTGCCGTCATCGTGGTGGGCACGTCCGACCTGGTCAAAGACCTGCACGCGCGCCATACGCCCGGCCGTGAAGAAACCCTGCTGGCACGCTCGCTGGCCGTCATGGCCGCGCGCGCCTACGGCCTGGCGGTGCTGGACGGCGTACACCTGGACTTGAACGACGACGCGGGCCATGCCGCCGCCTGCCAACAAGGGCGCGACCAGGGCTTTGACGGCAAGACGCTGATCCATCCCAAGCAGATCGCCGCCGCCAATGCCGCGTTTGCGCCCACCGACAGCGAACTGGCCCTGGCTCGCAAGCGTCTGGACGCCTGGCGCCAGGCACAGGCCGCCGGCCAGGGCGTGGCCGTGGTGGATGGCGCGCTGGTTGAAAACCTGCATGCGCAAGAGGCCGAACGCGTACTGGCCCTGGCCGCCGCCATCTCGGCCGGCACGAGCACTGAATAG
- a CDS encoding ATP-binding cassette domain-containing protein → MIRFQQVSLMRGVKPLLDKVDLLLNPGDKIGLIGANGAGKSSLFGLLRGTLHADQGDLDYPSSWRMAYVAQETPALDRPAIEYAIDGDVTLRKLEAELAALEAEPESAENGLRMGDIYAALADADAYTVHSRAEQLLTGLGFTQEQMHLPLTSFSGGWRMRLNLAQALMCPSDLLLLDEPTNHLDLDAIIWLEDWLKRYPGTLIVISHDRDFLDGVVNVIVHIDERKLKRYSGNYSSFERQRAAQLELAQGMMEKQMRQRSHLQSFIDRFKAQASKARQAQSRIKALARMEEVAPLRAAAEFSFEFREPLRAPNPLLTMDKVSAGYRVEDEDTQAVSDKIIVSGINFSLQAGQRIGLLGINGAGKSTFIKTIAGDLATLGGDTQFNKGLSIGYFAQHQVEMLRHDESPLWHMMKLAPTVREQELRNFLGSFNFNGNMATSSIAPFSGGEKARLALALIVWQRPNLLLLDEPTNHLDLETREALTTALAQFEGTLMLVSHDRHLLRATTDEFIIVADGVVKPFDGDLDDYKDWLYKTKLAAKAA, encoded by the coding sequence ATGATCCGCTTCCAACAAGTTTCACTCATGCGTGGCGTCAAGCCCTTGCTCGACAAGGTCGACCTGCTCTTGAACCCCGGCGACAAGATCGGCCTGATCGGCGCCAATGGCGCCGGCAAGTCCAGCCTGTTCGGCCTATTGCGCGGCACGCTGCACGCCGACCAGGGCGACCTTGACTACCCGTCAAGCTGGCGCATGGCCTACGTGGCGCAGGAAACCCCCGCGCTGGACCGCCCCGCCATCGAATACGCGATTGACGGCGACGTCACCTTGCGCAAGCTGGAAGCGGAACTGGCGGCGTTGGAAGCCGAACCCGAAAGCGCCGAAAACGGCTTGCGCATGGGCGACATCTACGCCGCGCTGGCCGATGCCGACGCCTACACCGTGCATTCGCGCGCCGAACAATTGCTGACCGGCCTGGGCTTCACGCAAGAGCAGATGCATCTGCCGCTGACCAGCTTTTCCGGCGGCTGGCGCATGCGCCTGAACCTGGCGCAAGCGCTGATGTGCCCGTCCGACCTGCTGCTGCTGGACGAGCCCACCAACCACTTGGACCTGGACGCCATCATCTGGCTGGAAGACTGGCTCAAGCGCTATCCGGGCACGCTCATCGTCATCTCGCACGATCGCGATTTCCTGGACGGCGTGGTCAACGTCATCGTCCATATCGACGAACGCAAGCTCAAGCGCTACTCGGGCAACTACTCCTCGTTCGAACGCCAGCGCGCCGCCCAGTTGGAACTGGCGCAAGGCATGATGGAAAAGCAGATGCGACAGCGTTCGCACCTGCAATCGTTCATTGACCGCTTCAAGGCCCAGGCCAGCAAGGCGCGCCAGGCGCAAAGCCGCATCAAGGCGCTGGCCCGCATGGAAGAAGTGGCGCCGCTGCGCGCCGCCGCCGAGTTCTCGTTTGAATTCCGCGAACCGCTGCGCGCGCCCAACCCCTTGCTGACCATGGACAAGGTCAGCGCCGGTTACCGCGTGGAAGACGAAGACACGCAGGCCGTGTCCGACAAGATCATCGTGTCGGGCATCAATTTTTCGTTGCAAGCCGGCCAGCGCATCGGCCTCCTGGGCATCAACGGCGCGGGCAAGTCCACGTTCATCAAGACCATCGCGGGCGACCTGGCCACGCTGGGCGGCGACACGCAGTTCAACAAGGGCTTGTCCATCGGCTACTTTGCGCAGCACCAGGTGGAAATGCTGCGTCACGACGAATCACCGTTGTGGCACATGATGAAGCTTGCGCCCACCGTGCGCGAGCAAGAGCTGCGCAACTTCCTGGGCAGCTTCAACTTCAACGGCAACATGGCCACCAGTTCCATCGCGCCTTTCTCCGGCGGCGAAAAAGCGCGCCTGGCGCTGGCGCTGATTGTCTGGCAGCGCCCCAACCTGCTGTTGCTGGATGAACCCACCAACCACCTGGATCTGGAAACGCGCGAGGCGCTGACCACGGCGCTGGCGCAATTCGAAGGCACCTTGATGCTGGTCTCGCACGACCGCCACTTGCTGCGCGCCACCACCGACGAGTTCATCATCGTGGCCGACGGCGTCGTCAAACCGTTCGACGGCGACCTGGACGACTACAAAGACTGGCTCTACAAAACCAAATTGGCCGCCAAAGCCGCCTGA
- the asd gene encoding archaetidylserine decarboxylase (Phosphatidylserine decarboxylase is synthesized as a single chain precursor. Generation of the pyruvoyl active site from a Ser is coupled to cleavage of a Gly-Ser bond between the larger (beta) and smaller (alpha chains). It is an integral membrane protein.), translating to MTIKDQLFLASQYLAPHHLVSRFFGYASDCREPAVKNWMISRFVRKYGVDMREAVQEDPLAYDCFNDFFTRALKDDARPLDDEPGSVLCPADGAISQLGAIEQGRIFQAKGHSYGLVDLLGGDVERAAPFQGGEFATVYLSPKDYHRVHMPVAGTLREMVHVPGRLFSVNPLTARNVPRLFARNERVVCIFDTELGPMAVVLVGAMIVASIETVWAGLVTPYKRRVKSVRYDAAARAPIHLEKGAEMGRFKLGSTAIVLFGPDKIRWADTPSVLGPVRMGELLALPVAQP from the coding sequence ATGACGATCAAAGACCAACTATTTCTCGCCAGCCAGTATCTTGCGCCGCATCACCTGGTGTCGCGCTTCTTCGGGTACGCCTCCGACTGCCGGGAACCCGCGGTCAAGAATTGGATGATTTCGCGCTTTGTCCGCAAGTACGGCGTGGACATGCGCGAAGCCGTGCAAGAAGACCCGTTGGCCTATGACTGCTTCAACGACTTTTTCACTCGCGCACTGAAAGACGACGCGCGCCCGCTCGACGACGAACCCGGTTCGGTGCTCTGTCCGGCCGACGGCGCCATCAGCCAATTGGGCGCCATCGAGCAAGGGCGCATCTTCCAGGCCAAGGGCCACAGCTACGGCCTGGTTGATCTGCTGGGCGGCGACGTGGAACGCGCCGCGCCGTTCCAGGGCGGCGAATTCGCCACCGTCTATCTGTCGCCCAAGGACTATCACCGCGTCCACATGCCGGTGGCCGGCACGCTGCGCGAAATGGTGCATGTGCCGGGCCGTTTGTTTTCGGTGAACCCCCTGACCGCCCGCAATGTGCCGCGCCTGTTCGCGCGCAACGAGCGCGTGGTCTGCATTTTCGACACCGAACTCGGACCGATGGCGGTGGTGCTGGTGGGCGCGATGATCGTCGCGTCGATTGAAACGGTCTGGGCGGGCCTGGTCACACCGTACAAGCGCCGCGTGAAATCGGTACGCTATGACGCCGCGGCGCGCGCGCCTATCCATCTGGAAAAAGGCGCGGAAATGGGCCGCTTCAAGCTGGGCTCGACAGCCATTGTGTTGTTTGGTCCGGACAAGATCCGCTGGGCGGATACGCCGTCTGTGCTGGGTCCCGTCCGCATGGGCGAACTGCTGGCCTTGCCTGTAGCTCAGCCTTGA
- a CDS encoding alpha-hydroxy acid oxidase, protein MPRALARLLCLDDFEAAARKRLPRPIFGYVAGAAEDNQSLHDNRRAFAQYGFTPRVLVDVSRRMQRTEIFGQSYASPFGIAPMGISALSAYRGDVVLARAARDEGIPAILSGTSLIPLEDVIREAPGTWFQAYLPGDPAKIDALVERARRAGYETLVLTVDIPVSANRENNVRTGFSTPLKPSLRLAWDGLTRPRWLAGTFLRTLLAQGMPHFENSFATRGAPIVSASVLRDFTARDHLDWEHVARIRRQWPGTLIIKGILHPQDAALARQHGADGVIVSNHGGRQLDGAISPLRALPGVVDAAGSMTVMMDSGVRRGGDVLKALALGARFVFVGRPFNYAAALGGQAGVAHAINLLRAEVDRNMAMLGINNVREMNAGLLWRDGPVGH, encoded by the coding sequence GTGCCGCGCGCGCTTGCCCGCCTGCTTTGTCTGGATGACTTCGAAGCCGCCGCGCGCAAACGCTTGCCCCGGCCGATCTTCGGCTACGTGGCGGGCGCCGCGGAAGACAACCAGTCGCTGCACGACAACCGCCGCGCCTTCGCCCAATACGGCTTTACACCCCGCGTGCTGGTCGACGTGTCACGCCGCATGCAACGCACGGAAATTTTCGGGCAAAGCTACGCCTCGCCGTTCGGTATTGCGCCCATGGGCATCAGCGCCTTGTCGGCGTACCGGGGCGACGTGGTGCTGGCCCGCGCCGCGCGAGACGAAGGCATCCCTGCCATCCTCAGTGGCACATCCTTGATCCCGTTGGAAGACGTTATCCGCGAAGCGCCGGGCACCTGGTTCCAGGCCTATCTGCCGGGCGATCCCGCAAAAATCGACGCCCTGGTTGAGCGTGCTCGACGTGCCGGCTATGAAACCTTGGTGTTGACGGTGGACATCCCCGTGTCCGCCAATCGCGAAAACAATGTGCGCACCGGCTTTTCAACGCCGCTCAAGCCCAGCCTGCGCCTGGCTTGGGACGGCCTGACGCGGCCGCGCTGGCTGGCGGGCACCTTTCTGCGGACCTTGCTGGCCCAGGGCATGCCGCACTTTGAAAATTCGTTCGCCACGCGCGGCGCGCCCATCGTGTCCGCGTCCGTGCTGCGCGATTTCACCGCGCGCGACCACCTTGATTGGGAACACGTGGCGCGCATCCGCCGCCAATGGCCGGGCACCTTGATCATCAAGGGCATCCTGCATCCGCAAGACGCGGCGCTGGCGCGCCAGCATGGCGCCGATGGCGTCATTGTGTCCAACCACGGCGGGCGCCAACTGGATGGCGCTATCTCGCCGCTGCGTGCGCTGCCTGGCGTGGTCGACGCGGCGGGCAGCATGACGGTGATGATGGACAGCGGCGTGCGGCGCGGTGGCGACGTGCTGAAGGCGCTGGCGCTGGGCGCGCGCTTTGTGTTCGTAGGCCGGCCATTCAACTATGCGGCAGCGCTTGGCGGGCAGGCAGGCGTGGCCCACGCCATCAACCTGCTGCGCGCGGAAGTCGACCGCAACATGGCAATGCTGGGCATCAACAACGTGCGGGAAATGAACGCTGGCTTGCTATGGCGTGACGGGCCGGTCGGCCACTGA